The following are encoded in a window of Limibacter armeniacum genomic DNA:
- the murA gene encoding UDP-N-acetylglucosamine 1-carboxyvinyltransferase has translation MESRAFVVEGGRKLSGEIVPQGAKNEALQILCAVLLTEEKVTIHNIPNILDVMKLIEILGDLGVQVTKLGEGSYEFIADNVNIEYLESPEFNQKAAKLRGSIMVLGPLLARYGYAKVPKPGGDKIGRRRLDTHFLGFTKLGASFEYDENDAFYKIDASSLEGKYILLDEPSVTGTANVIMAAVMAKGVTTIYNAACEPYIQQLCRMLNRMGANIEGAGSNLLKVEGVERLGGTTHTMLPDMIEIGSFIGMAAMTGSELTIKDCRLDQLGQIPATFQKLGIQMEFRGDDIYIPAQENYKIDRFIDGSILNIADGPWPMFTPDLLSIILVSAIKAKGTVLVHQKMFESRLFFVDKLIDMGAQIILSDPHRATVIGSNNERPLRGISMTSPDIRAGVALLIAAMAAEGESTIYNIEQIDRGYQFIDQRLNALGANIRRV, from the coding sequence ATGGAGTCAAGAGCATTTGTTGTTGAAGGTGGCCGCAAGTTAAGCGGAGAGATTGTACCACAAGGTGCGAAAAATGAAGCACTGCAGATTTTATGTGCAGTACTGCTGACAGAAGAAAAAGTAACCATCCATAATATCCCAAATATTCTGGATGTGATGAAGCTGATTGAAATTCTTGGAGACTTGGGTGTACAAGTAACAAAACTTGGAGAAGGCTCTTATGAATTTATTGCAGACAATGTAAATATAGAATATCTGGAGTCACCAGAGTTTAACCAAAAAGCGGCAAAGTTAAGAGGTTCAATCATGGTATTGGGACCACTGTTAGCTCGCTATGGTTACGCAAAGGTACCTAAGCCAGGTGGAGATAAAATTGGTCGTAGAAGACTGGACACGCACTTCTTGGGCTTTACCAAATTAGGAGCATCATTTGAATATGATGAAAACGATGCTTTCTACAAGATAGATGCGAGTAGCCTTGAAGGTAAATACATCTTATTAGATGAGCCGTCTGTTACAGGTACTGCCAACGTGATTATGGCAGCCGTTATGGCAAAGGGAGTTACTACGATCTATAATGCAGCTTGTGAGCCTTACATCCAGCAGCTTTGCCGTATGCTGAATCGTATGGGAGCTAATATTGAAGGAGCGGGTTCTAATTTACTTAAGGTAGAAGGTGTTGAAAGATTGGGTGGAACGACTCACACCATGTTGCCTGATATGATCGAGATCGGGTCATTTATCGGTATGGCAGCTATGACTGGTTCAGAGCTGACAATCAAGGATTGCCGTCTGGATCAGTTGGGACAAATTCCTGCCACATTCCAGAAGCTAGGTATCCAGATGGAATTCCGTGGAGATGACATCTATATTCCTGCTCAGGAAAACTATAAGATTGATCGTTTCATTGATGGCTCTATCCTGAACATCGCCGATGGACCTTGGCCAATGTTTACACCAGACCTTTTGAGTATCATCCTTGTATCTGCGATCAAGGCGAAAGGAACAGTATTGGTTCACCAGAAGATGTTTGAAAGCCGTTTGTTCTTCGTGGATAAGCTAATCGATATGGGAGCGCAAATTATCTTGTCAGATCCGCACAGAGCAACTGTGATTGGTTCAAACAATGAGCGTCCACTTCGTGGCATTTCAATGACTTCTCCTGACATCCGTGCTGGTGTGGCACTGCTGATTGCAGCAATGGCAGCAGAAGGAGAGAGTACGATCTACAATATTGAACAGATTGACAGAGGTTACCAGTTTATTGACCAGCGTCTGAATGCGCTTGGAGCCAATATCCGTAGAGTATAA
- a CDS encoding glycosyltransferase family 4 protein has product MTKKLNIVFATAADLPEGGGNTTRLKTLVAALRGMGHKVRLLLEHSHGSVSPDMLQLTGDIDGAPFEYIIGTTKKPEGYKFFTKKLSAVFLMRDRIKALHAEEPIDILWFNHSAAHLIYPLSRLAHQLSIKTVHSYEDERVKGSGLKRKLIYANQSFADNRLTKQADHLIVISNYLKEKYAQLTQGKVPITLIPTIIKPEYWDCTNDDNNHDIPLLMYSGGFYGFDEVEEVIKAIRILKDRNLLVNYHMIGYNKRNPAYMESINQLIKSNGLDEQVKMLGFTPFAELKGKLAKANLLIGIRKDDEWSSTGFSTKLSEYLATGRPILCAALGDNTYYLKNGENAFMVQPGAQAQEIADAIQAALTDKERASTIGKKGQEVALAHFSQKVAQKELDKVFDQLFCNQ; this is encoded by the coding sequence ATGACAAAGAAACTGAACATTGTATTCGCTACGGCTGCTGACCTGCCTGAAGGTGGCGGCAATACTACCCGTCTGAAAACACTGGTGGCGGCCTTGAGGGGAATGGGACACAAGGTAAGACTCCTACTTGAACATAGCCATGGCAGTGTTTCTCCCGATATGCTTCAACTGACTGGTGATATTGATGGCGCTCCTTTTGAATATATTATTGGTACTACAAAAAAACCTGAAGGATATAAATTCTTCACCAAAAAGCTTAGTGCTGTCTTCCTGATGCGTGACCGTATCAAGGCATTGCATGCGGAAGAGCCTATTGATATCCTCTGGTTTAACCATTCTGCTGCGCACTTGATCTACCCACTCAGCAGGCTGGCTCATCAACTGTCTATCAAGACGGTTCACTCCTATGAAGATGAACGTGTAAAAGGATCAGGGCTGAAGCGGAAACTAATCTATGCCAACCAAAGCTTTGCGGATAACCGCCTGACCAAACAAGCCGATCACTTGATTGTAATCTCCAATTACCTAAAGGAAAAATACGCTCAGCTGACTCAAGGAAAGGTGCCCATCACATTGATCCCAACCATCATTAAACCTGAGTATTGGGACTGTACAAATGATGACAACAACCATGATATTCCGCTGCTAATGTATTCGGGTGGCTTTTATGGGTTCGACGAAGTTGAAGAGGTGATCAAAGCGATCCGTATTCTGAAGGACCGTAACTTGCTTGTCAATTACCATATGATCGGCTACAACAAAAGGAACCCTGCCTATATGGAATCTATCAACCAACTTATCAAGTCCAATGGGCTGGACGAGCAGGTCAAGATGCTTGGTTTTACTCCTTTTGCTGAACTAAAAGGAAAGCTAGCCAAAGCAAACCTGTTGATCGGTATCCGAAAAGACGATGAATGGAGTAGTACTGGTTTCTCCACCAAGCTGAGTGAGTACTTGGCTACGGGCAGGCCAATCCTATGTGCTGCACTTGGCGACAACACCTACTACTTGAAAAATGGGGAGAATGCCTTTATGGTACAGCCGGGGGCACAAGCTCAAGAGATTGCAGATGCTATACAAGCAGCACTCACGGATAAAGAGCGGGCTAGTACGATAGGAAAAAAAGGGCAAGAAGTAGCCCTCGCGCATTTCAGCCAGAAAGTAGCACAAAAGGAACTGGATAAAGTGTTCGATCAACTTTTCTGCAATCAGTAA
- a CDS encoding DUF6266 family protein, whose translation MANAVFSTWKGINVLKSKPLSNNSNTDAQQKQRGFFKTVVSMLKYFSQAARVGFYERAQGTSYTPWNLFVKGNTAAFTWDEANGTVVLDATKFTVSDPAGNVLDTTGGTATGDYTNITLNFPANANANYHILMLNQNSYTPEGVVVHEGQLDATGQAVIPRNWDDSDEYDVFYFLDDGVNVSRSAGFLIS comes from the coding sequence ATGGCCAATGCAGTGTTTTCCACCTGGAAGGGCATCAATGTGCTCAAGTCCAAGCCGCTTTCCAACAACTCCAACACAGATGCGCAGCAGAAACAGCGTGGCTTCTTCAAGACGGTGGTCTCGATGCTGAAGTATTTTTCTCAGGCGGCAAGGGTTGGTTTTTATGAAAGGGCGCAGGGTACTTCCTACACACCTTGGAACCTGTTTGTGAAGGGCAATACGGCGGCGTTCACTTGGGATGAGGCCAACGGGACGGTGGTGCTGGATGCAACGAAGTTTACGGTAAGTGATCCGGCGGGTAATGTGCTGGACACGACAGGTGGAACAGCCACTGGTGACTATACCAACATTACGCTGAACTTCCCTGCCAATGCAAATGCCAACTACCATATCCTGATGCTGAACCAGAACAGCTACACGCCTGAGGGGGTTGTGGTGCACGAAGGGCAGTTGGATGCCACAGGGCAGGCGGTGATTCCGAGGAACTGGGATGATTCGGATGAGTATGATGTATTCTACTTTTTGGATGATGGGGTGAATGTGAGCCGCAGTGCGGGTTTCTTGATTTCGTAA
- the rpiB gene encoding ribose 5-phosphate isomerase B — protein sequence MVMKIAIGGDHAGYEYKEELVKYLEENGHEVKDFGPFSAESCDYPDYVHPLADAIEAGEYERGVIICGSGVGVSIVANKHQGIRAALCWENEIAALCRQHNNANVLALPARFISLDDAKKFVDTFLTTEFEGGRHQKRVDKIACA from the coding sequence ATCGTTATGAAAATCGCGATTGGTGGCGACCACGCTGGTTATGAGTACAAAGAAGAACTTGTAAAGTATTTAGAGGAAAATGGACATGAGGTAAAAGACTTCGGTCCTTTCTCTGCTGAGTCTTGTGACTACCCTGATTATGTTCACCCGCTGGCTGATGCGATCGAGGCTGGTGAGTATGAAAGAGGTGTTATAATCTGTGGAAGCGGGGTTGGTGTATCAATCGTTGCCAACAAGCACCAAGGTATCAGAGCTGCGCTTTGCTGGGAGAACGAAATCGCGGCACTTTGCCGTCAGCACAACAACGCTAACGTATTGGCATTGCCTGCTAGGTTTATTTCTCTGGATGATGCGAAAAAGTTTGTGGATACTTTCCTGACAACTGAGTTTGAAGGTGGAAGACACCAAAAGCGAGTTGATAAAATTGCTTGTGCATAA
- a CDS encoding DUF1254 domain-containing protein, with the protein MKKIKLLPMVSAIGVMAFHLLFVACNQSKDNENKDEATQVDKGTTVSVTKENFAFAMADLAMQKEFVQGADNTWNHHRKPMPLNEQPAPLMNRDTDYSFAILDGGGDVAITLPETDGRYMSLHIVNHDHVTVKVFYGPGRYVIPSSETTDFYWANVRIQVNPNDPADIKKVNGYQDQLQLEFLNGYQPKSFKVTDWNMEEFKKVLQHYVEIAGKEGVRGTMGTVDNPVSLEDRNRGVSIATGLLPDKDAVYLTEKYEVEKGIAYKATYQVPDMKDPKLGFYSVTIYGDDQYLKTDKGSTISNTEIKLNPDGKTFDLYYILEDQFDQSKHQNKLLVPTQPFWICFRVYMPGEPVVNGDYKLPKIEVAQ; encoded by the coding sequence ATGAAGAAAATAAAGCTACTACCTATGGTAAGTGCCATAGGGGTTATGGCATTCCATTTACTTTTTGTTGCCTGTAACCAATCCAAAGACAATGAAAACAAGGATGAAGCTACTCAAGTGGATAAAGGTACTACGGTGAGTGTTACGAAAGAGAACTTTGCCTTTGCTATGGCTGACCTGGCTATGCAGAAGGAGTTTGTACAGGGAGCTGATAATACATGGAATCACCATCGAAAGCCTATGCCGCTAAATGAACAACCTGCTCCGCTGATGAATCGGGATACGGATTATTCCTTTGCCATACTGGATGGTGGTGGTGATGTGGCGATTACCTTGCCGGAGACAGATGGGCGTTATATGTCCTTGCATATAGTAAACCATGACCATGTAACTGTGAAGGTGTTTTATGGTCCGGGCAGGTATGTGATTCCTTCTTCTGAAACGACGGATTTCTATTGGGCAAATGTACGAATACAGGTCAACCCGAATGATCCAGCGGATATTAAGAAGGTAAATGGGTATCAGGACCAGCTACAGTTAGAATTTTTGAATGGGTACCAACCCAAGTCATTTAAGGTGACTGACTGGAATATGGAGGAATTCAAGAAGGTACTTCAGCACTATGTGGAGATTGCAGGGAAAGAAGGGGTACGTGGAACGATGGGAACAGTGGACAATCCGGTTTCGCTGGAAGACCGTAATAGGGGTGTCTCCATTGCGACAGGGCTACTTCCTGACAAGGATGCTGTTTACCTGACTGAGAAGTATGAGGTGGAAAAGGGAATAGCCTATAAGGCTACCTATCAGGTGCCTGATATGAAAGACCCCAAGCTTGGCTTTTACTCTGTGACCATCTATGGGGACGACCAGTACCTAAAGACTGATAAAGGTTCGACCATCAGCAATACCGAAATCAAGCTGAACCCTGACGGTAAGACCTTTGACCTCTATTATATACTTGAAGACCAGTTTGACCAGTCAAAGCACCAAAATAAGCTGCTGGTACCTACCCAACCTTTCTGGATTTGTTTCAGGGTTTATATGCCTGGGGAGCCGGTAGTGAATGGGGACTATAAGTTGCCGAAAATTGAGGTGGCCCAATGA
- a CDS encoding WD40/YVTN/BNR-like repeat-containing protein, translating into MKYLYFILGLGFLTACNNSNTTTEQATDTPLLTWEKHQLPTNASFRGIHAYSDKVIWLSGSNGTFVHTADGGLNWEVDSIADTEKLDFRDIEVLNDTTVIVISAGSPGRVYKTTDAGKNWTRTYNNESPAVFFDGMDFWDKDRGIAFSDPIDGKLFMIQTNDGGNNWSEIEGPVVAEGEAGFAASGSGIIAQNDSCVWIGTGGAKARVFYSSDKGSNWTAYDTPMLQGNGPQGIYGMDFKDSMNGIAIGGNFQDSVANNQSLVITEDGGKTWSILKENATAGYKSSVKYVPNSDIVVAVSRYGTDISENGGKAWKNTDKESYYAISFPKNSQTGWACGSNGRIAKVIISQ; encoded by the coding sequence ATGAAATACTTATATTTCATTTTAGGGTTGGGCTTTCTTACGGCTTGCAATAACTCAAATACTACAACTGAACAAGCAACAGATACACCTCTGCTGACTTGGGAAAAGCACCAACTGCCAACCAATGCATCCTTCCGTGGAATCCACGCCTACAGCGACAAGGTGATTTGGCTAAGTGGCTCCAATGGGACTTTTGTTCATACTGCTGACGGCGGACTTAACTGGGAAGTGGACAGCATTGCAGATACTGAAAAGTTGGATTTCCGTGATATAGAGGTACTGAATGATACAACAGTGATTGTTATTTCTGCTGGTTCACCAGGTCGTGTTTACAAAACAACAGATGCCGGTAAAAACTGGACACGTACTTACAACAATGAATCTCCTGCTGTCTTTTTTGACGGGATGGATTTCTGGGATAAAGACCGTGGTATCGCATTCAGTGACCCGATTGACGGCAAGCTTTTCATGATCCAAACAAATGACGGAGGAAACAACTGGAGTGAAATTGAAGGGCCTGTAGTTGCTGAAGGGGAAGCTGGGTTTGCCGCAAGCGGAAGCGGTATCATTGCCCAAAATGACAGTTGTGTATGGATCGGGACAGGAGGAGCCAAAGCAAGAGTATTCTATTCCTCAGACAAAGGCAGTAACTGGACTGCTTATGATACTCCTATGCTACAAGGTAATGGTCCTCAAGGAATCTATGGAATGGACTTCAAGGACAGCATGAATGGTATTGCCATTGGAGGTAACTTTCAGGACAGTGTAGCCAATAACCAATCTCTTGTGATTACTGAAGATGGTGGCAAGACTTGGAGTATACTGAAAGAAAATGCTACGGCTGGTTATAAATCATCCGTGAAGTATGTTCCTAACAGCGACATTGTTGTTGCGGTTAGCCGTTATGGAACAGATATTTCAGAGAATGGAGGCAAAGCATGGAAAAATACTGATAAGGAAAGCTACTATGCCATCTCTTTCCCTAAAAACAGTCAGACAGGTTGGGCTTGTGGAAGCAACGGAAGAATCGCGAAGGTGATAATCTCACAATAA